A single region of the Vicia villosa cultivar HV-30 ecotype Madison, WI linkage group LG4, Vvil1.0, whole genome shotgun sequence genome encodes:
- the LOC131597334 gene encoding uncharacterized protein LOC131597334 produces the protein MSRAPILIKELVQGNQVWKMHIRVVDLWVVTEKTGYQHLECVLQDGTGDQIHVTTSRWDFKDWIEQIKEHETYYLYNGEPVANDGPLKVCSNPLKILFNGGTTLTKVDMPDIPPHKFNFHAIENFLNGHFKPDMLYDVIGVLQDVVKTQMGGGGKKSCTNITLRDVVGNAIEVALWGDFSKQFMDYKTLGKHVGPTIIILTHAWCKPNTVSGLPSLSNAWNGSKLLINLDHPQVETFKTSFGAADLSNASNLSLSLTCDSSIQSTNQNWTSRNEVRTIRDIYEGEKDCFATTIGTTKRFKASRFGWFFESCPGCKISIKSDGGKVECHCGVKDVEPITKFKIEVEVEYDGFNGTFVFWDKDCVPYTKLSAKELRKLMIANGEDNPKIWPAQVDNLLNKEMAFRIKFQSSYKQYSIVTILNEDNVYNKLKGYLTPDEEHTSNAPVLEISNSDPNHEPTEPIMTLSAQASISPQPSSASSGITPAKRGAISTSVNELIDAEDLTPKQSATKAKTARKIKHIKKE, from the exons ATGTCTAGGGCTCCCATTCTCATTAAGGAGCTGGTCCAAGGGAACCAGGTGTGGAAAATGCACATCAGGGTCGTTGACCTGTGGGTTGTTACAGAAAAAACAGGGTATCAACACCTAGAGTGTGTTCTACAAGATGGAACG GGTGACCAAATCCATGTGACCACTAGCCGTTGGGATTTTAAAGATTGGATAGAGCAGATCAAAGAGCACGAAACTTATTATTTGTATAATGGGGAGCCTGTGGCTAATGATGGCCCTTTGAAAGTATGTTCGAACCCTCTCAAGATTCTTTTTAATGGAGGCACTACTCTCACCAAGGTGGACATGCCGGACATCCCACCACACAAATTCAACTTCCATGCCATTGAAAACTTTCTCAATGGACATTTCAAGCCTGATATGCTCTATG ATGTTATTGGTGTCTTGCAAGATGTTGTTAAGACACAAATGGGGGGTGGGGGTAAGAAGTCCTGTACCAATATCACATTACGTGACGTTGTGGGAAATGCCATTGAAGTTGCTTTATGGGGTGATTTTAGCAAACAATTCATGGACTACAAGACTCTTGGCAAACATGTTGGTCCCACAATTATCATTTTGACTCATGCTTGGTGTAAGCCCAATACAG TATCTGGATTACCAAGTCTATCTAATGCTTGGAATGGCTCGAAACTCCTGATTAACTTAGACCATCCACAAGTGGAAACCTTCAAAACCAG TTTTGGAGCAGCTGATTTGTCAAATGCATCCAACCTTTCTCTATCACTAACTTGTGATTCATCCATTCAATCCACAAACCAGAATTGGACTAGCCGTAATGAGGTCAGGACTATCCGTGACATTTATGAAGGAGAAAAG GATTGTTTTGCAACTACTATTGGAACTACCAAACGATTCAAGGCTTCAAGGTTTGGATGGTTTTTTGAGAGCTGCCCAGGATGTAAGATTTCTATCAAGTCCGATGGAGGGAAAGTTGAGTGCCACTGTGGAGTTAAAGATGTTGAACCAATTACTAA ATTCAAAATAGAAGTTGAAGTTGAATATGATGGCTTTAATGGAACCTTTGTCTTTTGGGATAAGGATTGTGTCCCATATACTAAACTGTCTGCTAAAGAGTTAAGAAAGCTCATGATAGCG AATGGAGAAGACAACCCAAAAATATGGCCGGCTCAAGTTGACAATTTGTTGAATAAGGAAATGGCGTTCCGTATCAAATTTCAATCATCTTACAAACAGTATTCAATTGTGACAATTCTTAATGAGGATAATGTTTACAACAAACTTAAGGGATACCTAACCCCGGATGAGGAG catACATCAAATGCTCCTGTTTTGGAGATCTCCAATTCTGATCCAAATCATGAGCCAACTGAACCTATT ATGACACTATCTGCTCAAGCTTCGATATCTCCTCAACCTTCGTCTGCAAGCTCCGGCATCACACCTGCCAAGAGGGGAGCTATTTCAACATCAGTTAATGAGTTGATTGATGCTGAAGATCTGACTCCTAAACAATCTGCTACTAAGGCTAAGACTGCAAGAAAGATCAAGCATATCAAGAAGGAGTAA